The Halobacterium litoreum genome includes a region encoding these proteins:
- the pyrF gene encoding orotidine-5'-phosphate decarboxylase, which translates to MGFFDDLAARIDAADTVVSVGLDPDTDRLPEEVRDADLPRWAFNRRVIDATHEHAAVFKPNAAFYEDSDGWRALRETVAYAHGKGVPVLLDAKRADIGNTARQYAEILDYVDAITVNPYLGEDALQPFLSREDAGVFVLCRTSNPGGMDFQHLELAAYDRRLYEHVAERASGWNDEYGNVGLVVGATAPEELEAIRERVPELPFLVPGVGAQGGDAEAAVEYGLNSEGVGVVNSTRGIIFAGEESPEWASAAGDAARRLKERLNQFR; encoded by the coding sequence ATGGGATTCTTCGACGACCTCGCGGCGCGAATCGACGCAGCGGACACCGTCGTGAGCGTCGGCCTCGACCCCGACACGGACCGGCTCCCGGAGGAGGTCCGGGACGCGGACCTGCCGCGGTGGGCGTTCAACCGCCGCGTCATCGACGCGACCCACGAGCACGCCGCGGTGTTCAAGCCGAACGCGGCGTTCTACGAGGACAGCGACGGCTGGCGCGCGCTCCGTGAGACGGTGGCGTACGCCCACGGGAAGGGCGTGCCCGTCCTGTTGGACGCGAAGCGCGCGGACATCGGGAACACGGCCCGCCAGTACGCCGAGATTCTGGACTACGTGGACGCCATCACCGTCAATCCGTACCTCGGCGAGGACGCGCTCCAGCCGTTCCTCTCGCGGGAGGACGCGGGCGTGTTCGTGCTGTGCCGGACGTCGAACCCGGGCGGGATGGACTTCCAGCACCTCGAACTCGCGGCGTACGACCGGCGGCTCTACGAGCACGTCGCGGAGCGCGCCTCGGGGTGGAACGACGAGTACGGGAACGTCGGTCTCGTCGTCGGCGCGACGGCGCCCGAGGAACTCGAAGCCATCCGGGAGCGCGTGCCCGAACTTCCCTTCCTCGTGCCGGGCGTCGGCGCGCAGGGCGGTGACGCCGAGGCCGCCGTCGAGTACGGCCTGAACAGCGAGGGCGTCGGCGTCGTGAACTCGACGCGGGGCATCATCTTCGCCGGCGAGGAGTCGCCGGAGTGGGCGAGCGCCGCGGGCGACGCGGCCCGGCGCCTGAAAGAGCGACTGAATCAGTTCCGCTAG
- the radB gene encoding DNA repair and recombination protein RadB produces the protein MTDDTHISTGCGALDDLLGGGVERGTVTQLYGPPGAGKTNVALSAAVEVATDGGTAVYVDTEGISVERFDQLLSARTDDPDAAASRIVVSEAHDFEEQAEAVRDTEDFADRADLVVLDSATGFYRLRRGDDEDAGDALRRVADQVTHLLSLARKHDLAVVVTNQVFTDVESDSDRVRPLGGHTLSHWTGAVVRIDRFRGGNRRATLEKHRARPEGEQARFEITDSGVEGVESDAY, from the coding sequence GTGACCGACGACACCCACATCTCGACCGGCTGTGGCGCGCTCGACGACCTGCTGGGGGGCGGCGTCGAGCGCGGCACCGTCACGCAACTGTACGGGCCGCCGGGCGCCGGGAAGACGAACGTCGCGCTCTCGGCGGCCGTCGAGGTCGCCACCGACGGCGGCACCGCGGTGTACGTCGACACCGAAGGCATCTCCGTCGAGCGATTCGACCAACTGCTCTCCGCGCGCACCGACGACCCCGACGCCGCCGCCTCGCGCATCGTCGTCTCCGAGGCCCACGACTTCGAGGAGCAGGCCGAAGCCGTCCGCGACACCGAGGACTTCGCCGACCGCGCGGACCTCGTCGTCCTCGACTCTGCGACCGGCTTCTACCGCCTGCGCCGGGGGGACGACGAGGACGCCGGCGACGCGCTCCGCAGAGTCGCCGACCAGGTCACGCACCTCCTCTCGCTCGCGCGCAAACACGACCTCGCCGTCGTCGTCACGAACCAGGTGTTCACGGACGTCGAGAGCGACAGCGACCGCGTCCGCCCGCTCGGCGGCCACACGCTCTCACACTGGACCGGCGCGGTCGTGCGCATCGACCGGTTCCGCGGCGGCAACCGCCGCGCCACGCTGGAGAAACACCGCGCCCGCCCGGAGGGCGAGCAGGCGCGCTTCGAGATTACCGACTCGGGCGTCGAGGGCGTCGAGAGCGACGCCTACTGA
- a CDS encoding HAD family hydrolase, translating into MTVDAVCLDLDDTLVTYERSVGEVLALAFERAGVDPCFAASDYRAAYGDYADDADTVNELRRACFADLAADAGHGPETGRAVADAFAETRDQTRVECLPGARDLLDVLDVPLALVTNGAPEMQRQKLRGAGLTGAFDVVVFAGYDAPSKPDPEPFRRALAGLDATPENAVHVGDSVSSDVAGAHAAGLRSVWIHGDADRTPDPEPHRAFSDLHGVRAWLQST; encoded by the coding sequence GTGACCGTCGACGCCGTCTGCCTCGACCTCGACGACACGCTCGTCACCTACGAGCGTTCGGTCGGCGAGGTGCTCGCGCTCGCGTTCGAGCGCGCGGGCGTCGACCCCTGTTTCGCGGCGAGCGACTACCGAGCGGCGTACGGCGACTACGCGGACGACGCCGACACCGTGAACGAACTCCGGCGCGCGTGCTTCGCGGACCTCGCCGCCGACGCCGGTCACGGCCCCGAGACGGGCCGCGCCGTCGCCGACGCGTTCGCCGAGACGCGCGACCAGACCCGCGTCGAGTGCCTGCCGGGCGCCCGCGACCTCCTCGACGTGCTCGATGTCCCGCTCGCGCTCGTCACGAACGGCGCGCCCGAGATGCAGCGACAGAAACTCCGCGGCGCGGGCCTCACCGGCGCCTTCGACGTCGTCGTGTTCGCCGGCTACGACGCCCCGTCGAAGCCAGACCCCGAGCCGTTCCGCCGCGCGCTCGCCGGCCTCGACGCGACCCCGGAGAACGCCGTCCACGTCGGGGACTCCGTCTCCTCGGACGTGGCCGGGGCGCACGCGGCGGGCCTCCGCTCGGTCTGGATACACGGCGACGCCGACCGGACGCCCGACCCGGAGCCACACCGCGCGTTCTCCGACCTTCACGGCGTCCGCGCGTGGCTTCAGTCCACGTAG
- a CDS encoding DUF2240 family protein yields the protein MSLRVAVAAPFKQKGKQRIAEQAFVVTLSLDRDWMSPDQAKRLLDVATGEGLVAREDGELVAEFDPDGVETPEEFTPDASLFQERSAFERALDALVSDGHDRQETVAAVNELQSELGVTADAAAVVYARRRGVDVDDAAEKARAELEG from the coding sequence ATGAGTCTCCGGGTAGCGGTCGCCGCGCCGTTCAAGCAGAAGGGGAAACAGCGAATCGCCGAGCAGGCGTTCGTGGTGACGCTGTCGCTGGACCGCGACTGGATGAGTCCGGACCAGGCGAAACGACTGCTGGACGTGGCGACCGGCGAGGGCCTCGTCGCCCGCGAGGACGGCGAACTGGTCGCCGAGTTCGACCCGGACGGCGTGGAGACTCCCGAGGAGTTCACGCCGGACGCCTCGCTCTTTCAGGAGCGCTCGGCGTTCGAGCGCGCGCTGGACGCGCTCGTCTCGGACGGCCACGACCGACAGGAGACGGTGGCGGCGGTGAACGAACTGCAGTCCGAGTTGGGCGTGACGGCGGACGCGGCGGCGGTGGTGTACGCGCGCCGCCGCGGCGTGGACGTGGACGACGCGGCCGAGAAGGCGAGAGCCGAACTGGAGGGCTAA
- a CDS encoding 30S ribosomal protein S8e: MQHQGRSKRSKTGARLRPRSKKDKSELGRAPTETTVGEPRFRTVDARGNVEKVRALSTNVANVATDDGTVRATIEDVSENKANPNYARRNIITKGAVIETDAGAARVTSRPGQNGQVNATLVDE; encoded by the coding sequence ATGCAACACCAAGGCCGTTCCAAACGCTCCAAGACGGGCGCTCGACTCCGACCGCGCTCCAAGAAGGACAAGTCCGAGCTCGGTCGCGCGCCCACCGAGACGACGGTCGGCGAACCGCGCTTCCGCACCGTCGACGCCCGCGGCAACGTCGAGAAGGTCCGCGCGCTCTCCACGAACGTCGCCAACGTCGCCACCGACGACGGCACCGTCCGCGCCACCATCGAGGACGTCAGCGAGAACAAGGCGAACCCGAACTACGCCCGCCGTAACATCATCACGAAGGGCGCCGTCATCGAGACGGACGCCGGCGCCGCCCGCGTCACCTCCCGCCCCGGCCAGAACGGGCAGGTGAACGCGACGCTCGTCGACGAATAA
- a CDS encoding CDC48 family AAA ATPase, which yields MNEVQLEVAKAYPNDSGRGIARLDPDTLLHLKLSPGDIIEIEGAETTAAKVWRADRQDWNTDTIRIDGFTRQNADVGIGERVKIRKAEAEKADRLVLAPPEEASVQFGSDAAGMVKRQILKRPVVSRDIVPVMSSTNHPFMRSPGQAIPLIAVETEPEGVCLVTEDTEVELREEPISGFERTGGGITYEDIGGLENEIQRVREMVELPMKHPQIFQKLGIEPPQGVLLHGPPGTGKTLLAKAVANETSASFFSIAGPEIISKYYGESEQQLREIFEDAKDESPAIIFIDELDSIAPKREDVTGEVERRVVAQLLTMMDGLEGRGQVIVIAATNRVDAVDPALRRPGRFDREIEIGVPDEVGREEILKIHTRGMPLSDDVNLGSLADDTHGFVGADIESLTKEAAMRALRRYLPEIDLDEEDIPPSLIDRMIVKRQDFKGALNEVEPSAMREVLVELPKITWDDVGGLTDAKDNVKESVEWPLNEPEKFGRMGIDPPAGVLLYGPPGTGKTLMAKAVANETNANFISVRGPQLLSKWVGESEKAIRQTFRKARQVSPTVIFFDELDSLAPGRGQEVGNNVSERVVNQLLTELDGLEEMEDVMVIGATNRPDIIDPALIRSGRFDRLVMVGQPDVEGREQILKIHSGDIPLAPDVSLRELAEITDGYVGSDLANIAREGAIEALREDDDADVVEMRHFRKALENVRPTITDDLMDYYDQVEEQFKGSQAPDSGRRGGEHIGFQ from the coding sequence ATGAACGAAGTTCAACTTGAGGTCGCGAAAGCCTACCCGAACGACTCGGGCCGAGGCATCGCGCGCCTCGACCCCGACACCCTGTTGCACCTGAAGCTCAGTCCGGGTGACATCATCGAAATCGAGGGGGCCGAAACCACGGCGGCCAAAGTGTGGCGCGCCGACCGGCAGGACTGGAACACGGACACCATCCGCATCGACGGATTCACGCGCCAGAACGCCGACGTCGGCATCGGCGAACGCGTGAAGATTCGGAAGGCGGAGGCCGAGAAGGCCGACCGCCTCGTCCTCGCACCCCCCGAGGAGGCCAGCGTCCAGTTCGGCTCGGACGCGGCCGGCATGGTGAAACGCCAGATTCTGAAGCGCCCGGTCGTCTCGCGGGACATCGTGCCCGTCATGTCGAGCACGAACCACCCGTTCATGCGCTCGCCCGGGCAGGCCATCCCGCTCATCGCCGTCGAGACGGAGCCGGAGGGCGTCTGTCTGGTCACCGAGGACACCGAAGTCGAGTTGCGCGAGGAGCCGATTAGCGGCTTCGAGCGCACCGGCGGCGGCATCACCTACGAGGACATCGGCGGCTTAGAGAACGAGATTCAGCGCGTCCGGGAGATGGTCGAACTCCCGATGAAACACCCCCAGATCTTCCAGAAGCTCGGCATCGAGCCGCCACAGGGGGTGTTGCTCCACGGGCCGCCCGGCACCGGGAAGACGCTGCTCGCGAAAGCCGTCGCCAACGAGACCTCCGCGTCGTTCTTCTCGATTGCGGGCCCGGAAATCATCTCGAAGTACTACGGCGAGTCCGAACAGCAACTCCGCGAAATCTTCGAGGACGCGAAAGACGAGTCGCCGGCCATCATCTTCATCGACGAACTCGACTCCATCGCGCCCAAGCGCGAGGACGTCACCGGCGAGGTCGAGCGCCGCGTCGTCGCGCAACTCCTGACGATGATGGACGGCCTCGAGGGCCGCGGCCAGGTCATCGTCATCGCGGCGACGAACCGCGTGGACGCCGTCGACCCCGCGCTCCGGCGTCCGGGCCGCTTCGACCGCGAAATCGAAATCGGCGTCCCCGACGAGGTCGGCCGCGAGGAGATTCTGAAGATTCACACCCGCGGCATGCCCCTCTCGGACGACGTGAACCTCGGGTCGCTCGCCGACGACACCCACGGCTTCGTCGGCGCCGACATCGAGAGCCTGACGAAGGAGGCTGCGATGCGCGCGCTCCGGCGCTACCTCCCCGAGATAGATTTAGACGAGGAGGACATCCCGCCGAGCCTCATCGACCGCATGATCGTCAAGCGCCAGGACTTCAAGGGCGCGCTCAACGAGGTCGAACCCTCCGCGATGCGGGAGGTCCTCGTCGAACTCCCGAAGATTACGTGGGACGACGTCGGCGGCCTCACGGACGCGAAGGACAACGTCAAGGAGTCCGTCGAGTGGCCGCTGAACGAACCCGAGAAGTTCGGGCGCATGGGCATCGACCCGCCGGCCGGCGTCCTGCTGTACGGGCCGCCGGGCACCGGGAAGACGCTGATGGCGAAAGCCGTCGCCAACGAGACGAACGCGAACTTCATCTCGGTCCGCGGCCCCCAACTCCTCTCGAAGTGGGTCGGCGAGTCGGAGAAGGCCATCCGACAGACCTTCCGGAAGGCCCGGCAGGTCTCCCCGACGGTCATCTTCTTCGACGAACTCGACAGCCTCGCGCCCGGCCGCGGACAGGAAGTCGGGAACAACGTCAGCGAGCGCGTCGTCAACCAACTCCTCACCGAACTGGACGGCCTCGAGGAGATGGAGGACGTGATGGTCATCGGCGCCACCAACCGCCCGGACATCATCGACCCCGCGCTCATCCGGAGCGGGCGGTTCGACCGCCTCGTCATGGTCGGCCAGCCGGACGTCGAAGGCCGCGAGCAGATTCTGAAGATTCACTCCGGAGACATCCCCCTCGCGCCCGACGTCTCCCTCCGCGAACTCGCGGAAATCACGGACGGCTACGTGGGTAGTGACCTCGCGAACATCGCCCGCGAGGGCGCCATCGAGGCGCTCCGCGAGGACGACGACGCCGACGTCGTCGAGATGCGCCACTTCCGGAAGGCCCTGGAGAACGTCCGCCCCACCATCACGGACGACCTCATGGACTACTACGACCAAGTCGAAGAGCAGTTCAAGGGCAGCCAAGCACCCGACAGCGGCCGCCGCGGCGGCGAACACATCGGATTCCAGTAG
- a CDS encoding zinc finger HIT domain-containing protein, with translation MSVSGLCSVCGNAQAQFTCDRCGAVVCQEHYDAATGFCTECAAEVRRGRGETDGPR, from the coding sequence ATGAGCGTCTCCGGCCTCTGTTCGGTCTGTGGGAACGCACAGGCACAGTTCACCTGCGACCGCTGTGGCGCGGTCGTCTGCCAGGAACACTACGACGCCGCGACCGGCTTTTGCACCGAGTGCGCCGCCGAAGTCCGGCGCGGCCGCGGCGAGACCGACGGCCCGCGCTAG
- a CDS encoding DUF7333 family protein, whose amino-acid sequence MEFDFVRSVGVLVAIVVVGIAGLAAMDVMQTDTLFMMVLPSMIAFAVVSFFLGMKHGEFRASP is encoded by the coding sequence ATGGAGTTCGACTTCGTTCGGTCCGTGGGCGTGCTCGTCGCCATCGTGGTCGTGGGCATCGCCGGCCTCGCCGCGATGGACGTGATGCAGACGGACACCCTGTTCATGATGGTGTTGCCGTCGATGATAGCGTTCGCCGTCGTCTCCTTCTTCCTCGGGATGAAACACGGCGAGTTCCGGGCGTCGCCGTAG
- a CDS encoding HAD family hydrolase has translation MRAIYFDLDGTLLQFDEGDVVDAMTAAFEAVAGEARDEWLEAYNAGFLERFEACEPAPYRGGVERARAEAGFDGGVEETAAALLDAEIELLEPSPGAGETLAELGEAYRVGVLTNGAPEFQRAKLAAHGLHEHVDCVVASYEAGAHKPDLAPFELAERRLPADAYALVGDADADVDGAANAGWDALRYGGGELGDVPGDLGWA, from the coding sequence GTGCGAGCCATCTACTTCGACCTCGACGGGACGCTCCTCCAGTTCGACGAGGGCGACGTCGTGGACGCGATGACGGCGGCGTTCGAGGCGGTCGCGGGAGAGGCGCGGGACGAGTGGCTGGAGGCGTACAACGCGGGCTTTCTGGAGCGCTTCGAGGCCTGCGAGCCGGCGCCGTACCGGGGCGGCGTGGAGCGCGCTCGTGCGGAGGCGGGCTTCGACGGCGGCGTCGAGGAGACGGCCGCGGCGCTGCTGGACGCGGAAATCGAACTGTTGGAGCCGTCGCCGGGCGCGGGCGAGACGCTCGCAGAACTCGGCGAGGCGTACCGCGTTGGCGTGCTGACGAACGGCGCGCCGGAGTTCCAGCGCGCGAAACTCGCGGCCCACGGCCTCCACGAGCACGTCGACTGCGTGGTCGCGAGTTACGAGGCGGGCGCACACAAGCCCGATTTGGCGCCCTTCGAGTTGGCCGAGCGCCGCCTGCCGGCGGACGCGTACGCGCTGGTCGGTGACGCCGACGCGGACGTGGACGGCGCAGCGAACGCGGGGTGGGACGCCCTGCGCTACGGAGGCGGCGAACTGGGCGACGTGCCGGGCGACCTCGGCTGGGCGTAG
- a CDS encoding GTPBP1 family GTP-binding protein, translated as MGRDRARLVTALERGEREGGSVEFKERFSRDVHLADGRMESLAAQLRHRVLSGDGEAEYVLGVTDDGGVAGVSPETFSETMDVLSLLAEEAGAHIEDVQTWGTEDGDGGIVGVATIRDGAALSTDDDHIIVGTAGHVDHGKSTLVGSLVTGDPDDGDGSTRGFLDVQPHEVERGLSADLSYGVYGFDGDGPMRVRNPDRKDERAAVVENADRVVSFVDTVGHEPWLSTTIRGLVGQKLDYGLLTVAADDGPTKTTREHAGVLLATELPTIVAITKTDLVDEERVTEVEREVERLLRQTGRTPLPVARHGVDAAVEEVGENVVPIVRTSAVTTEGLEVLDEMFERLPKTTAASGAFRMYVDRTYNVTGVGAVASGTVKSGTVEAGDELLLGPFPSGEFRRVEVRSIEMHYHRVDRAQAGRIVGIALKGVREEDVERGMVLLPSDADPTPVREFEAEVMVLNHPTRIDAGYEPVVHLETIGEAAKFDPSGGQLLPGDTGETSVRFKFRPYLVEEGQRFVFREGSSKGVGTVTSVSD; from the coding sequence ATGGGACGCGACCGTGCCCGACTGGTGACCGCGCTCGAACGCGGCGAACGGGAGGGCGGGAGCGTGGAGTTCAAGGAGCGATTCAGCCGCGACGTCCACCTCGCCGACGGGCGAATGGAGAGTCTCGCGGCGCAACTCCGGCACCGCGTGCTCTCCGGGGACGGGGAGGCCGAGTACGTGCTCGGCGTGACCGACGACGGCGGCGTCGCCGGCGTCTCCCCGGAGACGTTCTCGGAGACGATGGACGTGTTGAGCCTGCTCGCCGAGGAGGCGGGCGCGCACATCGAGGACGTGCAGACGTGGGGCACCGAGGACGGCGACGGCGGCATCGTGGGCGTCGCGACGATTCGGGACGGCGCGGCGCTGTCCACCGACGACGACCACATCATCGTCGGGACGGCGGGTCACGTCGACCACGGGAAGTCGACGCTCGTCGGCAGTCTCGTCACGGGCGACCCGGACGACGGCGACGGCAGTACCCGGGGCTTCCTCGACGTCCAGCCCCACGAGGTCGAGCGCGGCCTGTCGGCGGACCTCTCCTACGGCGTCTACGGCTTCGACGGCGACGGCCCGATGCGCGTGCGGAACCCCGACCGGAAGGACGAGCGCGCGGCGGTCGTGGAGAACGCAGACCGCGTCGTGAGTTTCGTCGACACCGTCGGCCACGAACCGTGGCTGTCGACCACCATCAGGGGGCTCGTCGGACAGAAACTCGACTACGGCCTGCTGACGGTGGCGGCCGACGACGGCCCGACGAAGACGACCCGCGAGCACGCGGGCGTCCTGCTGGCGACCGAACTGCCGACCATCGTCGCTATCACGAAGACCGACCTCGTGGACGAGGAGCGCGTGACCGAGGTCGAACGCGAGGTCGAGCGCCTGCTCCGGCAGACCGGGCGCACGCCGCTCCCGGTGGCGCGCCACGGCGTCGACGCGGCCGTCGAGGAGGTCGGCGAGAACGTCGTCCCCATCGTGCGAACGAGCGCGGTGACGACCGAGGGGCTGGAGGTGCTCGACGAGATGTTCGAGCGCCTCCCGAAGACGACGGCGGCCAGCGGAGCGTTCCGGATGTACGTCGACCGCACGTACAACGTCACGGGCGTCGGCGCGGTGGCCTCCGGCACCGTGAAATCCGGCACCGTCGAGGCGGGCGACGAACTCCTGCTCGGGCCGTTCCCGAGCGGGGAGTTCCGGCGCGTGGAGGTGCGCTCGATCGAGATGCACTACCACCGCGTCGACCGCGCGCAGGCCGGCCGCATCGTCGGCATCGCGCTGAAGGGCGTCCGCGAGGAGGACGTGGAGCGCGGGATGGTGTTGCTGCCGTCGGACGCCGACCCGACGCCAGTCCGGGAGTTCGAGGCCGAGGTGATGGTGTTGAACCACCCGACGCGAATCGACGCGGGCTACGAGCCGGTCGTCCACCTCGAAACCATCGGCGAGGCCGCGAAGTTCGACCCGTCGGGCGGCCAACTGCTCCCCGGGGACACCGGCGAGACGAGCGTTCGCTTCAAGTTCCGACCGTACCTCGTGGAGGAGGGCCAGCGGTTCGTGTTCCGCGAGGGGTCGAGCAAGGGCGTCGGCACGGTCACGAGCGTCTCCGACTGA
- a CDS encoding CBS domain-containing protein, protein MDISDIATNDYAEVEAEERLGKVRSIFEEENPKGIIVTEAGQYEGVITQRQLIQSHIEDDTKVAALVADAPKISRTEDVRETARMLVEGGTKIAPVFEADNLWGVVTEDAILEAVLENLDALTVGDIFTENVVTVAEDDTMGKVINLLREHGISRLPVVDDSGFLTGIVTRHDIVDFVVRDNQKTTRGDRRGEIERLLDLPVYDEMSSPVETVTVEDSVKDAVGEMLDNDYSGVVVTPADDDRVVGGILTKTDVLRALSYTEEEHLDVQITNIELLDALSRQEVQERIEQVAAKYGEMNVHHAHVRLHKHKEKLRGTPLIQAQIRLRTNKGQVAGSGEGYGADNAFHVALDKLERNVLELKGIEHDEEYEGQLLRKLNEL, encoded by the coding sequence ATGGATATCTCTGACATCGCGACGAACGACTACGCCGAGGTCGAAGCCGAGGAACGGTTGGGCAAGGTCCGCTCTATCTTCGAGGAGGAGAACCCGAAGGGCATCATCGTCACTGAAGCCGGACAGTACGAGGGCGTCATCACGCAGCGACAGCTCATCCAGTCCCACATCGAGGACGACACGAAGGTCGCCGCGCTCGTCGCCGACGCGCCGAAAATCTCCCGCACCGAGGACGTGCGGGAGACCGCACGCATGCTCGTCGAGGGCGGCACGAAAATCGCGCCCGTCTTCGAGGCGGACAACCTCTGGGGCGTCGTCACCGAGGACGCCATCCTCGAAGCGGTGCTGGAGAACCTCGACGCGCTCACCGTCGGCGACATCTTCACGGAGAACGTCGTCACCGTCGCCGAGGACGACACCATGGGGAAGGTCATCAATCTCCTGCGCGAACACGGCATCTCCCGCCTTCCCGTGGTCGACGATAGCGGCTTCCTGACCGGCATCGTCACCCGACACGACATCGTCGACTTCGTCGTCCGCGACAACCAGAAGACCACCCGCGGCGACCGACGCGGCGAAATCGAGCGCCTGCTCGACCTCCCCGTCTACGACGAGATGTCCAGCCCCGTCGAGACGGTCACCGTCGAAGACAGCGTCAAGGACGCCGTCGGCGAGATGCTCGACAACGACTACTCCGGCGTCGTCGTCACGCCCGCCGACGACGACCGCGTTGTCGGCGGCATCCTCACGAAGACGGACGTGCTGCGCGCGCTCTCCTACACCGAAGAAGAGCACCTCGACGTCCAGATTACGAACATCGAACTGCTCGACGCGCTCTCCCGACAGGAAGTCCAAGAGCGCATCGAACAGGTCGCCGCGAAGTACGGCGAGATGAACGTCCACCACGCCCACGTCCGCCTCCACAAGCACAAGGAGAAGCTCCGCGGCACCCCCCTGATTCAGGCCCAGATTCGCCTCCGCACCAACAAGGGCCAGGTCGCCGGCTCCGGCGAAGGCTACGGCGCAGACAACGCGTTCCACGTCGCCCTCGACAAACTCGAACGCAACGTCCTCGAACTCAAGGGCATCGAACACGACGAAGAGTACGAAGGCCAACTGCTGCGGAAACTGAACGAACTGTAA
- a CDS encoding phytoene/squalene synthase family protein, which produces MVDKTQISTSKTIQQRTGKTFHLATRLLPKRVRNSTYVLYAFFRVADDVVDTTEDRDPERQREELERIREVALGERESDDKVLTAFRELAVRYDISDEDVNTFVDAMLADLETTRYDTHEELETYMRGSAVAVGNMMMDVMQVEDPETAAPHAAALAEAFQLSNFLRDVAEDIHEYDRVYLPAETREEYGVTVEQLRDREVTAGFREAMRTELAYTETKYREGVAGIQYLPEDCQFAVLLSAVLYADHHREIRARDCDVLTETPGLSTTRKLWLLAKTRALWALNKDPEHVFYRVTELTQQVDHRQRHGDPHPTP; this is translated from the coding sequence ATGGTTGACAAGACACAAATTTCGACGAGTAAGACGATACAACAGCGAACGGGGAAGACGTTCCACCTCGCGACGAGACTCCTGCCGAAGCGCGTGCGCAACTCGACGTACGTGCTGTACGCGTTCTTCCGCGTCGCCGACGACGTGGTGGATACGACCGAGGACCGCGACCCGGAGCGCCAGCGCGAGGAGTTAGAACGCATCCGCGAGGTCGCGTTGGGGGAACGCGAGAGCGACGACAAGGTGTTGACCGCGTTCCGGGAACTCGCGGTGCGCTACGACATCAGCGACGAGGACGTGAACACGTTCGTCGACGCGATGCTGGCGGACCTCGAGACGACCCGGTACGACACCCACGAGGAACTGGAGACGTACATGCGGGGGTCGGCGGTCGCCGTCGGGAACATGATGATGGACGTGATGCAGGTCGAGGACCCGGAGACGGCGGCGCCCCACGCGGCGGCGCTCGCAGAGGCGTTCCAGTTGTCGAACTTCCTCCGGGACGTCGCCGAGGACATCCACGAGTACGACCGCGTCTACCTCCCGGCGGAGACCCGCGAGGAGTACGGCGTCACCGTAGAGCAGTTGCGCGACCGCGAGGTGACCGCGGGATTCCGGGAGGCGATGCGCACGGAGTTGGCGTACACGGAGACGAAGTACCGCGAGGGCGTCGCCGGCATCCAGTACCTCCCCGAGGACTGCCAGTTCGCGGTGTTGCTGTCGGCGGTGCTGTACGCCGACCACCACCGCGAGATTCGGGCGCGGGACTGCGACGTGCTCACGGAGACGCCGGGGCTGAGCACGACGCGGAAACTCTGGTTGCTCGCGAAGACGCGGGCGCTGTGGGCGCTCAACAAGGACCCGGAACACGTCTTCTACCGCGTGACGGAACTCACCCAGCAGGTCGACCACCGGCAGCGCCACGGCGACCCACACCCGACGCCCTAG
- a CDS encoding J domain-containing protein: MEPDSTIVWGLTAVFGAVSVVFGVLGVVYSPVALGIAVPFGLAAGIFYYHASGGAFERGYRRRRVSREQFEREQRRRAADGGAASRGPRGGQSRRARESRRDAGERRGGGRRRDRTQADGAAADRPRREDYRVLGVEPDASAEEVKAAYREKARDLHPDRGGDSEQFSRVNEAYERLKREA; the protein is encoded by the coding sequence GTGGAGCCGGATTCGACCATCGTCTGGGGGTTGACCGCGGTGTTCGGCGCAGTTAGCGTCGTGTTCGGCGTTCTGGGCGTGGTGTACAGTCCCGTGGCGCTGGGCATCGCGGTGCCCTTCGGTCTCGCGGCGGGCATCTTCTACTACCACGCGTCGGGCGGGGCGTTCGAGCGCGGCTACCGTCGGCGTCGCGTCTCCCGCGAGCAGTTCGAGCGCGAGCAACGCCGGCGCGCGGCGGACGGCGGCGCAGCGAGCCGCGGGCCGCGGGGCGGGCAGAGTCGCCGCGCCCGCGAGAGTCGGCGCGACGCGGGCGAGCGTCGCGGCGGTGGCCGGCGGCGAGACCGGACGCAGGCGGACGGCGCGGCGGCGGACCGGCCGCGTCGCGAGGACTACCGCGTGCTCGGCGTCGAACCGGATGCGAGCGCGGAGGAGGTGAAGGCGGCGTACCGGGAGAAGGCCCGCGACCTGCACCCGGACCGCGGCGGGGACAGCGAGCAGTTCTCTCGCGTGAACGAGGCCTACGAGCGCCTGAAACGCGAGGCGTAA